One genomic region from Hoeflea algicola encodes:
- a CDS encoding SDR family NAD(P)-dependent oxidoreductase, whose protein sequence is MTELMGHHAIVTGAGSGAGEAIAVALAEQGAKVTAIGRRQAPLDALASRWDRIFPIAADVTDSEAMAAAIAKAVEKHGAPTIVIANAGSAESAPFLRTGVDMFRATLDVNLTGVFNTFQACLAKMNQKQPGRLIAIASTAGLKGYAYVGAYCAAKHGVIGLVRSLGLELAKTGVTVNAICPGFTDTPMLHRSIDNIVEKTGRSREDAEASLRDVNPQGRFIQPEEIADTAIWLCSDAAASITGQAISLSGERHE, encoded by the coding sequence ATGACGGAACTGATGGGACATCACGCGATCGTCACCGGCGCCGGTTCGGGCGCAGGCGAGGCGATTGCCGTGGCGTTGGCGGAACAGGGCGCGAAGGTGACCGCAATCGGCCGCCGGCAGGCCCCGCTGGATGCGCTGGCCTCGCGGTGGGATCGTATCTTTCCAATTGCTGCCGACGTCACCGATTCCGAGGCGATGGCCGCAGCGATTGCCAAGGCCGTCGAAAAACATGGCGCGCCGACCATTGTCATCGCCAATGCCGGATCGGCGGAGAGCGCGCCGTTCCTGCGCACTGGCGTCGACATGTTCCGCGCCACGCTGGATGTGAATTTGACCGGCGTGTTCAACACCTTCCAGGCCTGTCTTGCGAAAATGAATCAGAAACAGCCCGGCCGCCTGATCGCCATTGCGTCGACGGCAGGGCTGAAGGGCTATGCCTATGTCGGCGCCTATTGCGCGGCCAAGCACGGCGTCATCGGCCTGGTGCGCAGCCTCGGCCTTGAACTCGCCAAGACCGGAGTGACGGTCAATGCCATTTGTCCGGGTTTTACGGACACGCCGATGCTGCACCGCTCGATCGACAACATCGTCGAGAAAACCGGGCGCAGCCGTGAAGACGCCGAAGCGTCGCTGCGAGACGTCAATCCGCAGGGGCGGTTCATTCAGCCGGAGGAAATCGCCGACACGGCGATCTGGCTTTGCAGCGACGCCGCCGCTTCGATCACCGGCCAGGCAATCTCGCTGTCGGGGGAGAGACATGAGTGA
- a CDS encoding bifunctional salicylyl-CoA 5-hydroxylase/oxidoreductase has protein sequence MRVVCLGGGPAGLYFAISMKLRDPSHEVVVVERNKPDDTFGWGVVLSDETLDNLAENDAESAASIRAHFAYWDDIAVHFKDTKTVSTGHGFCGIGRKQLLLLLQARARELGVELRFETDVKETAAYAREFDLVVAADGLNSRTRTEFADAFEPEVDIRACKFVWLGTHQKFDDAFTFIFEETDKGWLWAHAYQFDDETATFIVECNEETFNAYGFGEMSQQESIAVCEKIFAKHLGGHSLMTNASHIRGSAWINFPRVLCTRWSHENIVLMGDAAATAHFSIGSGTKLALESAIALANYLHSEPTLPKAFDKYEDERRLEVLRLQSAARNSMEWFEEIGRYFHLDPVQFNYALLTRSQRISHENLRMRDAEWLKDAERWFQTQAGIAANAPVRHPMFVPYKLRDMELKNRVVVSPMAQYKAVDGCPTDWHLVHYGERAKGGAGLVYTEMTCVSPEGRITPGCPGFYAPEHEAAWKRIVDFVHSESDAKICMQIGHSGAKGSTQLGWEIMDAPLDSGNWPIMAASGVAWSSANQTPKAMTRHDMDQVRDQFVTAAEMADRAGFDMIEIHMAHGYLLSSFITPLTNRRDDEYGGSLENRMRYPLEIYQAMREAWPQHKPISVRISANDWVGEDGITPADAVEIARLLKDAGVDICDVSAGQTSKLGQPVYGRMFQTPFADRIRNEVEMATMAVGNIYEPDHVNSILMAGRADLVCLARPHLADPYWTLHAAATLGDRAEKWPDPYHPGRDQLWRLAERAETMLGKV, from the coding sequence ATGAGAGTCGTTTGTTTGGGTGGCGGACCCGCCGGTCTCTATTTCGCGATTTCCATGAAACTGCGCGACCCGTCGCATGAGGTGGTGGTGGTCGAGCGCAACAAGCCCGATGACACGTTTGGCTGGGGCGTGGTGCTGTCCGACGAGACGCTGGACAATCTGGCCGAGAACGATGCGGAAAGCGCCGCCTCGATCCGTGCCCACTTTGCCTACTGGGACGATATCGCGGTTCATTTCAAGGATACCAAGACGGTGTCGACCGGCCACGGCTTCTGCGGCATTGGCCGCAAGCAGTTGCTGTTGTTGCTTCAGGCGCGGGCTAGGGAACTGGGCGTTGAATTACGCTTTGAGACCGACGTCAAGGAAACCGCAGCCTATGCCAGGGAATTTGATCTGGTGGTTGCCGCCGACGGGCTGAATTCTCGCACCCGGACCGAATTTGCCGACGCATTTGAGCCGGAAGTCGATATCCGTGCCTGCAAATTCGTCTGGCTCGGGACTCACCAGAAGTTCGATGACGCCTTTACCTTCATTTTCGAGGAAACCGACAAGGGTTGGCTCTGGGCGCACGCCTATCAGTTCGATGATGAGACAGCGACATTCATCGTCGAATGCAACGAGGAGACCTTCAACGCCTACGGGTTTGGCGAGATGAGCCAGCAGGAATCGATCGCGGTCTGCGAGAAGATTTTTGCCAAGCATCTCGGCGGTCACAGCCTGATGACCAATGCCAGCCATATTCGTGGGTCGGCCTGGATCAATTTCCCACGCGTGTTGTGCACGCGCTGGAGCCACGAAAACATCGTGTTAATGGGCGATGCTGCAGCGACTGCGCATTTTTCCATCGGTTCGGGCACCAAACTGGCGCTCGAAAGCGCGATTGCACTGGCAAACTATTTGCACTCGGAGCCAACGCTGCCGAAGGCGTTCGACAAATACGAAGATGAGCGACGGCTGGAAGTGCTGCGGCTGCAGTCGGCGGCGCGCAACTCGATGGAGTGGTTTGAGGAAATCGGCCGCTATTTCCATCTCGATCCGGTGCAGTTCAACTATGCGCTTCTCACCCGATCACAGCGCATCAGCCACGAAAATCTGCGGATGCGCGATGCGGAATGGCTCAAGGATGCGGAACGCTGGTTCCAGACCCAGGCCGGCATTGCCGCCAATGCACCGGTGCGCCACCCGATGTTCGTGCCCTACAAGCTGCGCGACATGGAGCTCAAGAACCGCGTCGTGGTTTCGCCGATGGCGCAGTACAAGGCTGTCGATGGCTGCCCCACCGACTGGCACCTGGTGCACTACGGAGAACGCGCCAAGGGCGGCGCCGGGCTGGTCTATACCGAGATGACCTGCGTGTCGCCGGAAGGCCGGATCACGCCGGGTTGCCCGGGATTTTATGCGCCCGAGCATGAGGCAGCCTGGAAGCGCATTGTCGATTTCGTCCATAGTGAAAGCGACGCGAAAATCTGCATGCAGATTGGTCATTCCGGGGCCAAGGGGTCAACCCAACTTGGTTGGGAGATCATGGATGCACCGTTAGACAGCGGCAACTGGCCGATCATGGCTGCCTCCGGCGTTGCCTGGTCGAGCGCCAACCAGACGCCCAAGGCGATGACCCGGCACGACATGGATCAGGTGCGTGACCAGTTTGTCACTGCTGCGGAAATGGCCGACCGGGCCGGTTTCGACATGATCGAAATCCACATGGCGCATGGCTATCTGCTGTCTTCCTTCATCACGCCGCTGACCAACCGGCGCGACGACGAGTATGGCGGCAGCCTCGAAAACCGCATGCGCTATCCACTGGAAATCTATCAGGCAATGCGCGAGGCCTGGCCGCAGCACAAGCCAATCTCGGTGCGGATCTCGGCCAATGACTGGGTCGGCGAAGATGGGATTACACCTGCCGATGCAGTCGAAATCGCCCGTCTGCTCAAAGACGCCGGTGTCGATATCTGTGATGTTTCGGCGGGTCAGACGTCGAAGCTGGGTCAGCCGGTCTATGGCCGGATGTTCCAGACCCCATTCGCAGATCGGATCCGCAACGAAGTGGAGATGGCGACCATGGCGGTCGGCAATATCTATGAGCCGGATCATGTCAATTCGATCCTGATGGCCGGCCGCGCCGATCTGGTGTGCCTGGCGCGTCCGCATCTTGCTGATCCCTACTGGACCCTGCACGCGGCAGCCACGCTGGGCGACCGCGCGGAAAAATGGCCCGATCCCTATCATCCCGGCCGCGACCAGCTCTGGCGGTTGGCAGAACGCGCCGAGACCATGCTCGGCAAGGTGTGA
- a CDS encoding aminotransferase class V-fold PLP-dependent enzyme — protein MTPQSTSANGDGSGYLLYHSIGQYPGKTEAMATALTAFSECWGAPNDDQWGYALGQRQRFIELWSALIKAPSASLTTTENVTSSLAAMIMALPREELEGKVVLVAGDCFPSLHFLLTGMADRYGFELRTVPLREEAHWVADEDVIAAWGPEVGLALLTWVSSTSSHRCDLATLVAHGRKQGSVIGVDITQAAGLMAYHSMAVGADFSVSTSLKWMCGSPGGGILQVMPDVIARCQPALRGWFSQDNIFSWDINAFAYAPDIRRFDNGTPSVMACAASVPALEWHASQDWDAQLAKNRALSDVIISAADKAGFELVSPRDPAERGGSVMMRLPESIDPQVLLADLRSRSVYADARGQILRCSPGFMTIEAGVERLAQALLEVANPAA, from the coding sequence ATGACACCGCAATCCACATCGGCAAATGGCGACGGCTCGGGCTACCTGCTTTACCATTCGATCGGTCAGTACCCGGGCAAGACCGAGGCGATGGCCACGGCATTGACCGCGTTTTCCGAATGCTGGGGCGCGCCCAATGACGATCAATGGGGCTATGCGCTGGGCCAGCGGCAGCGGTTCATCGAATTATGGAGCGCGCTGATCAAGGCGCCATCGGCGTCGCTCACCACCACCGAGAACGTGACCAGCTCACTGGCGGCGATGATCATGGCGCTGCCGCGGGAAGAACTTGAGGGCAAGGTCGTGCTGGTGGCAGGTGACTGTTTCCCGAGCCTGCATTTCCTGCTTACCGGCATGGCTGACCGCTATGGCTTCGAGCTGCGCACCGTGCCGCTACGCGAAGAAGCGCATTGGGTTGCGGACGAGGATGTCATCGCCGCATGGGGGCCGGAAGTTGGCTTGGCGCTGCTGACCTGGGTGAGTTCGACCTCGTCGCATCGCTGCGATCTGGCCACGCTGGTTGCGCATGGACGCAAGCAGGGTTCGGTGATCGGCGTCGACATCACCCAGGCTGCCGGGTTGATGGCGTATCACAGCATGGCCGTTGGAGCCGATTTTTCGGTCTCCACCAGCCTGAAATGGATGTGTGGATCACCCGGCGGCGGCATTTTGCAGGTGATGCCCGACGTGATCGCGCGCTGCCAGCCGGCGCTTCGCGGCTGGTTCAGCCAGGACAACATCTTTTCCTGGGACATCAATGCGTTTGCCTATGCGCCTGACATTCGCCGTTTTGACAATGGGACGCCTTCGGTGATGGCATGTGCGGCCAGCGTGCCCGCGCTCGAGTGGCATGCAAGCCAGGACTGGGATGCCCAGCTCGCCAAAAACCGTGCGCTCAGCGATGTGATCATCTCTGCCGCCGACAAGGCCGGGTTCGAACTGGTTTCGCCTCGCGATCCTGCCGAGCGTGGCGGCAGCGTGATGATGCGTCTGCCCGAAAGTATCGACCCGCAGGTGCTGCTGGCCGATCTGCGCTCGCGTTCGGTGTATGCCGACGCGCGGGGTCAGATTCTGCGCTGTTCGCCCGGCTTCATGACCATTGAGGCCGGCGTCGAACGGCTGGCGCAGGCGCTGCTGGAGGTGGCAAACCCGGCGGCCTGA
- a CDS encoding ATP-binding cassette domain-containing protein gives MALDDSLFSVSALEVALPDMAAKPVFGRAPMIPILKRIDLEIGRGSVLGIVGGSGSGKSTLGRALLRLIEPVGGSIRFDGQDITHLGEDSLRPIRRRMQMIFQDPMSSLNPRRRIGAIIADPILMHGFDRINARVDEALDHVGLPRTFRSRYPHELSGGQRQRVGIARAIALKPEFILADEIVSGLDVSSQAQVLNVLGNLVKELGLTLAFISHDLSVIRRLCDRVMVLNRGEIAEYATAGELFRAPQSAYTRELLDAIPLPDPNQANW, from the coding sequence ATGGCGCTTGATGACAGCCTGTTTTCGGTCTCCGCACTCGAGGTGGCGCTGCCTGATATGGCGGCCAAGCCGGTGTTCGGTCGGGCGCCGATGATCCCGATCCTCAAACGGATCGATCTGGAGATTGGCCGTGGCTCGGTGCTGGGCATCGTCGGCGGCTCGGGATCAGGTAAATCAACACTGGGCCGGGCGCTGTTGCGGCTGATAGAGCCTGTCGGCGGTTCCATCCGTTTTGACGGGCAGGACATAACCCATCTTGGCGAAGACAGTTTGCGGCCGATCCGGCGGCGAATGCAGATGATTTTTCAGGACCCGATGTCCTCGCTCAATCCGCGCCGCAGGATCGGAGCCATCATCGCCGACCCGATTTTGATGCACGGCTTCGACCGGATTAATGCGCGGGTTGACGAGGCGCTCGATCATGTCGGGTTGCCACGCACATTCCGCAGCCGCTATCCGCATGAACTTTCCGGCGGTCAGCGCCAGCGCGTCGGCATTGCCCGGGCGATTGCGCTCAAGCCGGAATTCATTCTCGCCGACGAGATCGTGTCGGGCCTTGATGTGTCGTCGCAGGCGCAGGTACTCAATGTGCTCGGCAATCTGGTTAAGGAGCTGGGGCTGACGCTGGCTTTCATCAGCCATGACCTTTCGGTTATCCGGCGCCTGTGCGACCGTGTGATGGTGCTCAACCGTGGCGAGATCGCGGAATACGCAACCGCCGGCGAATTGTTCAGGGCGCCGCAATCGGCCTACACGCGCGAATTGCTGGACGCCATTCCCTTGCCCGATCCGAACCAGGCCAACTGGTAG
- a CDS encoding ABC transporter ATP-binding protein, whose protein sequence is MTAFLSVSNLSASIRGNQQRVLRSVSFSIDTGEVLGLVGESGAGKSMIGKAVLGILPVAIDITEGEILLDGHDLLAMRPKDRRRLIGATAALIPQDPLTALNPSRRIEPQITNRLVDILGWTKAKARVRAMELLDEVSIDNPERVMASYPHELSGGMRQRVLIASAFAANPKLVVADEPTTALDVTVQKQILRLIRELQARHATAMVFVTHDLGVVSKICQRLSVLYGGMVVEDSTVAEFFDGPKHAYSRALLAATPKYTDPDASLLPVDEAVIEQVAGEVLAADRGWRHGA, encoded by the coding sequence ATGACTGCGTTCCTGAGTGTCAGCAATCTGTCAGCGTCAATCCGCGGCAACCAGCAGCGGGTGTTGCGCTCGGTGTCGTTCTCCATCGACACCGGCGAAGTGCTGGGGCTGGTGGGCGAGAGCGGCGCCGGCAAGAGCATGATCGGCAAGGCAGTGCTGGGTATTTTGCCGGTAGCAATCGATATCACCGAGGGCGAGATCCTGCTCGACGGCCACGACCTGCTGGCCATGCGTCCCAAGGATCGGCGCCGACTGATCGGCGCCACTGCAGCGCTGATCCCGCAGGACCCGTTGACCGCGCTCAACCCGTCGCGACGGATCGAGCCGCAGATCACCAACCGGCTGGTCGATATCCTGGGTTGGACCAAGGCCAAGGCCCGGGTGCGGGCGATGGAACTGCTCGACGAGGTGTCGATCGATAATCCCGAACGGGTGATGGCCAGCTATCCGCATGAACTCTCGGGCGGCATGCGCCAGCGGGTACTGATTGCCTCGGCCTTTGCGGCCAACCCCAAGTTGGTGGTGGCCGATGAGCCGACCACCGCGCTGGATGTAACTGTGCAAAAGCAGATCCTGCGGCTGATCCGCGAGTTGCAGGCGCGTCACGCCACGGCGATGGTGTTTGTTACCCACGATCTCGGTGTTGTCTCGAAGATCTGCCAGCGACTGTCGGTGCTCTATGGCGGCATGGTGGTGGAAGATTCCACCGTGGCGGAATTTTTCGATGGCCCCAAGCACGCCTATTCGCGGGCGCTGCTGGCGGCGACGCCGAAATACACTGATCCCGACGCCTCGCTCTTGCCAGTCGATGAAGCCGTGATCGAACAGGTGGCCGGGGAAGTTCTGGCCGCTGACCGGGGGTGGCGTCATGGCGCTTGA
- a CDS encoding ABC transporter permease: protein MLDGRDTIRRRAGARLWLAGIWLGLMALMALFAPLVSPHDPLAQDLFAGRLPPFWAAGADPAYLLGTDSLGRDVLSRIIHGGRIAFSVALAAGLATALVGSVLGLLAGYMRGWVDVVISRLVEIWMAFPPVLFAILLIAVLGTGLSSIIIAIVVIDWTRFCRVVRAEAMNQSAMDYVSSAIVAGRPRRDILWREILPNVLPTIVVLLTLEMGIAVIVEAILSFVNLSISTDAPTWGGMIAEGRTSIYQAWWVLAFPLAVLFLTVLSFSQFGEGLKDRFDPVLR, encoded by the coding sequence ATGCTTGATGGCAGGGACACCATTCGCCGCCGCGCCGGCGCCCGGCTCTGGCTGGCGGGCATCTGGCTTGGTCTGATGGCGTTGATGGCGCTGTTTGCGCCGCTGGTCAGTCCGCACGATCCGCTGGCGCAGGACCTGTTTGCCGGCCGGTTGCCGCCGTTCTGGGCCGCCGGCGCCGATCCCGCCTATCTGCTTGGGACCGACAGCCTCGGCCGTGATGTGCTTTCTCGCATCATCCATGGTGGCCGGATTGCCTTCTCGGTAGCGCTTGCCGCGGGGCTCGCCACCGCGCTGGTTGGCTCGGTGCTGGGGTTGCTGGCGGGTTACATGCGCGGCTGGGTCGATGTGGTGATATCGCGGCTGGTCGAGATCTGGATGGCGTTCCCGCCGGTGTTGTTCGCGATCCTGCTGATCGCGGTGCTCGGCACCGGGCTGAGTTCGATCATCATCGCCATCGTGGTGATCGACTGGACCCGGTTCTGCCGGGTAGTGCGGGCTGAGGCGATGAACCAGTCGGCGATGGATTATGTCTCGAGCGCGATTGTCGCGGGAAGGCCGCGCAGGGACATCCTGTGGCGCGAAATCCTGCCCAATGTGCTGCCGACCATCGTCGTGCTGCTGACTCTGGAGATGGGAATTGCGGTGATCGTCGAGGCGATCCTGTCGTTCGTTAACCTGTCGATTTCCACCGACGCACCGACCTGGGGCGGAATGATTGCCGAGGGTCGCACCTCGATCTACCAGGCTTGGTGGGTGCTGGCGTTCCCGCTTGCCGTGTTGTTTTTGACCGTCCTGTCCTTCAGCCAATTTGGCGAAGGGCTCAAGGACCGCTTCGATCCGGTGCTGCGATGA
- a CDS encoding ABC transporter permease → MLLRATLLRLATMSVTLVGAAVVVFFVIRVVPGNPIAMMLPPGATEDDIARLTAHYGLDKSIIEQFGIWLGGVFRGDFGTSISLRQPVMPLVLGRLPATLELAIFALVIAVVIGGALALTGVRYRATRTETAIDVANGVGLSIPDFLWALILIVLFGVLMPVFHISGRISPSLDLPFVTQFYVFESILRLRFDLWWDLLKHMFMPALALAIPLAAIISQLLKQSLKETMHLDYVTLSRTKGYGENHVIISEALPNAVLPTLTLIGVQFTFLIGGTVIIERLFSYEGLGNMAIDAVINRDLPLIQGIVIVFALLFTVINLVVDMTYALLNPRLRHA, encoded by the coding sequence ATACTGTTGCGCGCGACCTTGCTTCGTCTGGCGACCATGTCCGTTACCCTGGTCGGCGCGGCGGTGGTGGTGTTTTTTGTCATCCGCGTGGTGCCGGGAAACCCGATCGCCATGATGCTGCCGCCAGGGGCTACCGAGGACGACATTGCCCGGTTGACCGCCCATTACGGGCTCGACAAATCGATCATCGAGCAGTTCGGGATTTGGCTCGGCGGCGTGTTCAGGGGCGATTTCGGCACCTCGATCTCGCTACGGCAGCCGGTGATGCCGCTGGTGCTGGGGCGGTTGCCGGCAACGCTGGAACTGGCAATTTTTGCGCTGGTGATTGCTGTCGTGATCGGCGGCGCGTTGGCGCTGACAGGCGTGCGCTACCGGGCAACGCGCACCGAAACGGCGATCGATGTCGCCAACGGCGTCGGGCTGTCGATCCCGGATTTTCTCTGGGCGCTGATCCTGATCGTGCTGTTTGGCGTACTGATGCCGGTGTTTCACATTTCTGGGCGGATTTCACCGTCGCTGGATCTGCCGTTCGTCACCCAGTTCTACGTATTCGAGAGCATTTTGCGGCTCCGCTTCGATCTGTGGTGGGACCTGCTCAAACACATGTTCATGCCGGCGTTGGCGCTGGCAATCCCGCTCGCGGCGATCATCAGCCAGTTGCTCAAGCAATCGCTAAAGGAAACCATGCATCTCGATTATGTCACACTGTCGCGCACCAAGGGCTATGGCGAAAACCATGTGATCATTTCCGAGGCGCTGCCCAATGCGGTGCTGCCGACGCTGACGCTGATTGGTGTGCAATTCACCTTCCTGATCGGCGGCACGGTGATCATCGAGCGGCTCTTTTCCTATGAGGGGCTCGGCAACATGGCGATCGATGCCGTCATCAACCGCGACCTGCCGCTGATCCAGGGCATCGTCATCGTCTTCGCACTGCTGTTTACCGTCATCAACCTAGTGGTCGACATGACCTACGCGTTGCTCAATCCGAGGCTGCGGCATGCTTGA
- a CDS encoding ABC transporter substrate-binding protein, whose amino-acid sequence MKQVSRRTVLKGTAAAMAISAFAGPALAQGIEELVIAYNVNLPSWDPTVGPSAVNPTIQGIYQSVFDQFILQQPDLSPAPGLLTEWGWNDDKTKVMMKVREGVTWHDGSPFTAEDVAWSLTRAADEKTGNPIQFIWSTLGNIKAEGNMVTADVTRFEPTIFKWMYFLTGYVLPKAYYEKVGADGFEAAPIGTGPYMVDKFERNAFVRLKANPNYWGGKPEFESVTIKFVTDSASRVAEIESGNAHVTLEMPYEEYDRLKGGNGIMGTAAPISDIGMIFLNDIDVMLDPNVRKAAAMSIDKKLIIDRLLSGYGVPIDTLQTPEYIAYDSSIKVPYDPEKAKKLLGASGYSPENPVKFKIQTTRGFKPKDYEIIQAIAGLWRKIGIEAEIEVYEIAKHYELRAADQLAPAAFYNWGNSVGDPTTSTGFAMFGPSPHSVWDGQDLIDMIGPLWGEADEDKRIAGWKDVDRYIAENALVIPLLQYVQPILHIEGVKVTPHASGSLLPHLMTRAK is encoded by the coding sequence ATGAAACAGGTTTCTCGTCGTACGGTGCTCAAGGGCACGGCGGCGGCAATGGCGATCAGCGCCTTTGCCGGTCCGGCACTCGCCCAGGGCATCGAAGAACTCGTCATCGCCTATAACGTCAACTTGCCGTCGTGGGACCCGACCGTGGGTCCATCGGCCGTCAACCCGACCATTCAGGGCATCTACCAGTCGGTGTTCGATCAGTTCATCCTGCAGCAGCCAGACCTGTCGCCGGCGCCCGGATTGCTTACCGAATGGGGCTGGAACGACGACAAGACCAAGGTCATGATGAAGGTGCGCGAAGGCGTAACCTGGCATGACGGCTCGCCGTTTACTGCTGAAGATGTTGCCTGGTCGCTCACCCGCGCAGCTGATGAGAAAACTGGCAACCCGATCCAGTTCATCTGGTCAACGCTCGGCAACATCAAGGCCGAAGGCAACATGGTCACCGCCGATGTGACACGCTTCGAGCCGACCATCTTCAAATGGATGTACTTCCTCACCGGCTACGTTCTGCCCAAGGCCTATTATGAAAAGGTCGGCGCCGATGGCTTCGAGGCTGCGCCGATCGGTACCGGCCCCTACATGGTCGACAAGTTCGAGCGCAATGCGTTCGTCCGTCTCAAGGCCAACCCGAACTACTGGGGCGGCAAGCCGGAATTTGAAAGCGTGACCATCAAGTTCGTCACCGATTCCGCCTCGCGTGTCGCCGAGATTGAATCCGGCAACGCCCATGTCACGTTGGAAATGCCCTATGAGGAATATGACCGGCTCAAGGGCGGCAATGGCATCATGGGGACGGCCGCGCCGATCTCCGATATCGGCATGATCTTCCTCAACGATATCGACGTGATGCTCGATCCCAACGTGCGCAAGGCAGCGGCGATGTCGATCGACAAGAAGCTGATCATCGATCGGTTGCTGTCGGGCTACGGTGTTCCAATCGATACGCTGCAAACGCCTGAATACATTGCCTATGATTCCTCGATCAAGGTTCCCTACGATCCCGAAAAGGCCAAGAAATTGCTGGGCGCGTCGGGCTATTCGCCGGAGAATCCGGTCAAGTTCAAGATCCAGACCACGCGTGGTTTCAAGCCGAAGGACTACGAAATCATCCAGGCGATCGCCGGGCTGTGGCGCAAGATCGGTATCGAGGCCGAAATCGAGGTCTACGAGATCGCCAAGCATTACGAACTGCGTGCTGCCGACCAGTTGGCACCGGCGGCGTTCTACAACTGGGGCAACTCGGTGGGCGATCCGACCACATCAACCGGTTTTGCCATGTTCGGCCCATCGCCGCACTCGGTGTGGGACGGTCAGGACCTGATCGACATGATCGGACCGCTCTGGGGCGAGGCCGATGAAGACAAGCGCATCGCCGGCTGGAAGGATGTTGATCGTTACATCGCCGAGAACGCGCTGGTGATCCCGCTGTTGCAGTATGTACAGCCAATCCTGCACATCGAGGGCGTCAAGGTGACCCCGCATGCGTCGGGCTCGCTGCTTCCGCATCTGATGACGCGAGCCAAGTAA